A genomic segment from Glycine soja cultivar W05 chromosome 18, ASM419377v2, whole genome shotgun sequence encodes:
- the LOC114396113 gene encoding EPIDERMAL PATTERNING FACTOR-like protein 1: protein MIMASFNSIQNSTTPILLITILITFLLHHLLCPVSCFNQPQHAIPPPDPLCEEKNRLGSMPPTCHNKCNRCHPCMAVQVPASPSHERVHPGLAPTAAMEVFFLQGNRYSNYKPLSWKCHCGDHFFNP from the exons ATGATCATGGCttcattcaattcaattcagAACTCCACCACCCCAATCTTGCTTATTACTATTCTCATTACATTTCTACTCCACCATCTTCTGTGCCCAGTTTCTTGTTTCAACCAGCCACAACATGCAATTCCTCCACCG GACCCTTTATGTGAGGAGAAAAACAGATTAGGTTCAATGCCTCCTACTTGCCACAACAAGTGCAACCGGTGTCATCCATGCATGGCAGTGCAAGTTCCAGCCTCGCCTAGCCATGAACGAGTTCACCCAGGTCTTGCCCCAACTGCTGCAATGGAAGTTTTCTTTCTCCAAGGTAACAGGTACTCCAATTACAAGCCATTGAGTTGGAAATGCCATTGTGGTGACCACTTTTTCAACCCTTAG